A segment of the Spodoptera frugiperda isolate SF20-4 chromosome 29, AGI-APGP_CSIRO_Sfru_2.0, whole genome shotgun sequence genome:
catgtttaCTTTACATAACCAAGACTAAAAAGAATAATcacaaattaatattgtgtCACTATATGTGAGGGAGCCATTCTTCGGCTCGAATGGGTCTGCTTCGACTacagtaataccacggcctcagagaaaaccggCGTTAAACAACTACAAAGAATACAGAAGGCTGCACAATAAGTGTAAAgcgtcaattgtatttagaaatggtcaatctctagcctagatcgccgccccccgcaccccgcctcatgccaccatttggttcttattgcgcagccttctgcacgtagttcagacctgccaagatccgttgagagtactgtacacACGCATAtgggaacgcacttgtaactcttctggtgtttctggtgtccatgggtggcgccgattgcttaccaccaggtatCCGCCTATTCGTATACCCCCTTACCTCAAGTCAAGTGTCTTAAACTTGTgtgcaaataattataattttactaacttTCCATTCCATGACAGATTTTTCTATACAGTGGAAACAAAAATTTGGAAGATTTTGTGAAAGATAATCGGCTAGAAGACACGTCTCTGCGTAAGCAGAACATTGAGTCTCTCCAGCAATTATAATGCGGAATCccatttttatttcgttaagATCAACCTTTTTATATAatcaatatataatattattataaacactcGCAATATTACGAATATTCAAAACATACTGACAAGTTTGAGATTGATAATATATGTCAATAGAAACACACAGAACAGTGTTTTCAACCagtagtaattaatattcatgTACTTTAAGTAACATAAATAAAGGTTTGTTTAGTAGTAGTTTACGTACTACCTCACctcaacaaacaaataaaaataaaaatatttaagccaTCGAATCCTAAATCGATTCTCGATTTGAATGAAAAAGCTTCGAACCTTTCTAAACGTGAACAATACTGTCATAATTTCGTCCATGACGTTCTTTGTCTAACATGTCACTTTATCACTGTCACTACCCTATTTCAATGTGACCCATGTAAAAAACTCGGTAAGTTTGTTTTGGCACTATAATCTTCAAATGAATTAAGTCATACTGCATAATATATAATGTTATGgtgtgttatattatttttaatcaacttctttaaatagaattttagttattattttgatttgatcTGAGatgcttaaaattaattacataactgGCAACACAGCTTGTCAACCTGATTTGACAGACGTTGTTGACAAATGTTCTTTTCACAACAAATAGCACGTTATTTTCTCTAGAAGTGCCGAAACCGTCGAAACTAAATTGTATACATAGGGTTCTATTTGAATAACATGGCTAATCGCAACTGGGGATTTTGTGATTTGTTTGTCAGCAAAAATTTTGAACCTGATAAATTACATCTTTTAGAAAAACTTGGTTTCAATACCATTGCTATCAATACACATGTTGAAGAACCTTCGGATGAGCctaaaaagaagaagaagaaaggaGAAACCAGGGATAAGAAGGACTACGTACCGCCGCCAGCAGATATTGTTAAAGATCCTAATTCaaaactgaatattttacaGAGGGTAACTATTGAATTCTCTGACTCTAGTATATCGCACAAACTTAATCAATCTGAAAATCTTAAACAGTATGATATAATTGCTGTGTTACCTAAGACTTTACAAGCTTTCCAGTATGCTTGTGCCTCTATGGATATAGATATAATAACTTTTGAACCGGTATGTAGAATTCCTTTCAAAATAAGCCGGAAACTGTACACACAAGCAGTGGATAGGGGAATATTCTTCGAAATAATGTACTCACCAGCTATAAGAGACTCAACATGCAGAAAGAACATCATCAGTACTGCACACATATACCATGCAGTTGGAAAATCAAGGAACATAGTAGTGACCAGTGGAGCTGAGAATTACATGCAAGTTAGAGATGTACATGATGTCATCAATTTGGGATTTCTACTGGGCCTCAACAGTAATGAGAGCCTCGAAGTTGTGAGGAACAATGCAAGACGACTTATCCTGAAAGCGGAGGCCAGGAAAAATGGTAAACATTATATACTTGTTGATTCAATAAATGATGACAGTAAAATGTCTGAAGATTAAACTgttcacattatttatttttttataatc
Coding sequences within it:
- the LOC126912753 gene encoding ribonuclease P protein subunit p30-like, translated to MANRNWGFCDLFVSKNFEPDKLHLLEKLGFNTIAINTHVEEPSDEPKKKKKKGETRDKKDYVPPPADIVKDPNSKLNILQRVTIEFSDSSISHKLNQSENLKQYDIIAVLPKTLQAFQYACASMDIDIITFEPVCRIPFKISRKLYTQAVDRGIFFEIMYSPAIRDSTCRKNIISTAHIYHAVGKSRNIVVTSGAENYMQVRDVHDVINLGFLLGLNSNESLEVVRNNARRLILKAEARKNGKHYILVDSINDDSKMSED